The sequence below is a genomic window from Paenibacillus silvisoli.
CCAAGCCCAACCGGATCAACTAGAAAAGCGAGATAAAAATCGTCGAATTCCATTTTGTCCCGAACGACCATCGCTCCGTTGTCCTTCGCTTTCGCGATTGCGTCGTCAATCGAATCGACTTCGATCTGGATTCGGATACCGTGCGGAAAATCGGAAGGACCTTTGCCGATTCCGCCGTCAATGCCCGGCTTCTCCGGCGAGCCGGTTGTGACAGCCCAATAATCCCAGTGCGGTTCAGCAACCTGCCATCCAAACACACTCGCATAAAATGCCGCCGCTTTCTCCGGCTCTTGGCTGCTTAGCTCGAATCCAATCACTCGTCCCATCTCATGACCTTCCCT
It includes:
- a CDS encoding VOC family protein codes for the protein MGRVIGFELSSQEPEKAAAFYASVFGWQVAEPHWDYWAVTTGSPEKPGIDGGIGKGPSDFPHGIRIQIEVDSIDDAIAKAKDNGAMVVRDKMEFDDFYLAFLVDPVGLGIGLIEKK